The Balneola sp. genomic sequence GATCCAACTCCAACAGGAGAAAGTCGTTTGCTTAGGAAAACCGGTAGTACAACAGAGGTTGAGGTTGTAACAGCAGCTCCGGAATCTGATTTGCGAGCTACATATTCAATTTTTTATAAGAGTGAAATTCTTGTTGGAGAGAAAGAAATTAAACCTAATGGATCAACCTACTCCATTAACTTGATAGAGGATTTAAATCCTGAGGCCTTTGAATATGATAGTAGCGATGATGTAGAACTTGAAGTTTACTTTAACGGAGAAACGTATAGAGAAAGCATCTCATTAAAGGATATCTTCGATAGTTTTGTGATTGTTTCATCCCAAATTACTGCATTAAGAGATGCTCCGGATTTTGATGAAAATAATGTGCTTACGGACCTTGCGTTTGGAAGTCAGATGAAAATGGTATCAGAAGATTCTACCTGGTATAAAGTGTTATATGGAATCTCAGAAACATGGATCTCAAAAACGGATGCCTATCCAATTTGGAGGCCTTCAGAGTTTGCCTCTCAACTTTCAATTTTTGCGATACCAAACATTCCATTTGGTAATGTAGATGTAGAAACAAGCATTCCAACCTTACGCACTGGAAATGATAGTACGCTTGTATTCATGTTGGTGAATGGAGGTTATCAGAGAAATTACCCGGAACGACCTTTTGCTGATCGTGATGCCCGTTTGATGGAAGAATACTTTCAGAATGCTTTGGGTATTCCTTTCTCAAACATCATAAAAGCATATGACATCGAAAATCAGCAACAGCTTTCTCTTGCTTATACCAGATTAGCAACCCGCTTTAGAAGACCTCAGAAGCAGTTGGTAGTCTATTTATCGGGATATGTTAGATCTGATGAAGAGGAACGAATTAGGTTTTTGTCCACTACCGGTTCTAATCAAAGTTTTTCATTAAATAGTCTGGTAAATAGTATTAGTACACTAGATGTTGAAGAAATTGTAGTACTGGCCGATCTTGACTTTGTGGCTCAGGAAGAACCTGGCTCAATAGAATATTTCGGTGAGTCTGTACTTCAAAACAATCCTAATTCGGCAATTATTTTTAGCTCTACCGAAACTCAGCGATCCAGAGATTACTCTATTGCTAATGGAGATCAGAAAAGACATAGCATCTTTACTTATTATATAGCTGATGCTATTAAAAATGGGGAGAGTAATATTTCAGGCATAATCAATCACCTTCAAAGAAATGTAGATTACACTTCAAGAAGATTGCACAATCAGCCCCAACAAATCATTTACTTTGGAGAAACAAATTTGGATCTGGTCGATTGATGGATTTTATCAAACTAATACGCGAAAAAGCGGCTTTACTAAACAAAACTATTGTTCTTCCTCGATCTTCTGATCCTCGCGTTCAAGAAGCAGCGAAGTTTCTGCTTGAAAATAATCTATGTAAGATAATCCTCATTGATAATGGTGTTAGTGTACCTGAAGAACTAGAGAGTGTATTAATAAACCCATCATCAAATACACAACTTAGGAAGTACGCTACTTCTTTCTATGAGAAGAGAAAGCACAAAGGAATAACCCTGGAGCAAGCTTTAGAAGTGGTAAAAGACCCCCTTTATTTTGGAGCTTCTATGATTGCAGAAGGAGATGCGGATAGTTGTGTAGCAGGATCCGTCTCAACAACAGGAGATGTGCTTCGCGCTGCTATTCAAACTATTGGCTTAAAACCTGGCTCTACGGTAGTATCTAGTATCTTTCTTATGTGCTTAACAGATGGGCGAGTGTTCTCCTACGGAGACTGCGCCGTAGTTCCATATCCCACTTCAGATCAACTGGCATCCATTGCTATTGACTCAGCCTCAAGCCATAAGGCCGTTACTGGTGAAACTCCTAATGTTGCGATGCTTTCATTTTCTACCAAAGGAAGTGCGAAACATGAGCAGGTGGAACTTGTTAGAGGAGCTTATGAAATTGCAAAAGGGCGTCAACCAGAGCTAAACATTGATGGTGAGTTACAATTTGATGCCGCTTTACTTAAGGAAGTAGGAACACGGAAAGCTCCTGGATCTATAGTAGCAGGGAATGCGAATGTATTCATATTTCCAAATCTGGATGCTGGAAATATTGCCTATAAGATTACTGAAAGATTAGCAAGAGCTTCAGCAATTGGACCACTCATTCAGGGATTGAATAAACCTATGATGGATTTATCAAGGGGATGTTCCTGGGAAGATATTGTAAATACAAGTTGCCTGGCGGCTTTGATGAGTTGAAATAACAAAAAAATAGCTAGTCATTCTGAGGACACTTCCGAAGAATCTTACTGGGTTGATATTCAATTAGATCCTTCGCAAGTATGCTCAGGATGACAACAAGAAAACGATGAGCAAAAACCTATATCCACTAAAATTTACCCCCATCCTAAAAGACAAAATCTGGGGAGGAGAAAAGCTTGGAATCGTATTAGATAAACCCATTGGTGATTCTAAAAACTGTGGTGAAAGCTGGGAAATCTCCGGAGTTGAAGGTGATATTTCTATTGTTTCCGAAGGAGAGCTAAAAGGGAAATC encodes the following:
- the pta gene encoding phosphate acetyltransferase, encoding MDFIKLIREKAALLNKTIVLPRSSDPRVQEAAKFLLENNLCKIILIDNGVSVPEELESVLINPSSNTQLRKYATSFYEKRKHKGITLEQALEVVKDPLYFGASMIAEGDADSCVAGSVSTTGDVLRAAIQTIGLKPGSTVVSSIFLMCLTDGRVFSYGDCAVVPYPTSDQLASIAIDSASSHKAVTGETPNVAMLSFSTKGSAKHEQVELVRGAYEIAKGRQPELNIDGELQFDAALLKEVGTRKAPGSIVAGNANVFIFPNLDAGNIAYKITERLARASAIGPLIQGLNKPMMDLSRGCSWEDIVNTSCLAALMS